A DNA window from Ctenopharyngodon idella isolate HZGC_01 chromosome 10, HZGC01, whole genome shotgun sequence contains the following coding sequences:
- the ewsr1a gene encoding EWS RNA-binding protein 1a isoform X2 codes for MASAAGKDYNSYGQAGGQQGYGSYAAQPSQQGYAQGTQQSYGQQQGYGSYSQPADSTYSQTSGSSSSYGQQPYGSSYGQQPPASAGYNATTAAPQGYSQPVQGYGGSSYDSSTAAAAAATTTSNNQTSYAGQTSYGAQSAYPGYGQQPASAAPPSYSSGSQQASGYEQSSYSQQPQQSSYSQQQQGGYQGQQGGYGQQSSYSQQGGYQQTPPQQQQAPPSSYTAPSGSYGQPPASQYGQQGSTGGGYGQSDYKPPNQYGNYRQDHQNGMGGGGYSGPESGGYGGPGEGRGMGGGESRGRGRGGFDRGMMRGGGGMRGGRGGMGIAGDRGGFIKPGDGDMGRPEEQDDSENSTIYITGLTENATLEEMADFFKHSGIIRINKRTGLPAVNIYTDKDTGKPKGDATLSYEEPPSAKAAVEWFDGKDFQGKKLKVSMARRKPMMGMMRGGMPMRGDRGGMMGRGGMMGRGGMGRGGDRGGFMPRGGPRGMGRGGPTGGNMQQRAGDWQCPNAGCGNQNFAWRMECNQCKAPKPEGFGPPPFPPPGGDRGRGGPGGMRGGRGMERGGPGGPGGFRGGRGMDRGGFRGGRGMDRGGFGGRGRGGPPMDDMGRRGRGMGPPGKMDMKGDHRQDRRERPY; via the exons ATGGCGTCTGCTGCAGGTAAGG ATTACAACAGTTACGGACAGGCTGGAGGCCAACAGGG GTATGGCTCCTATGCAGCCCAGCCCTCACAACAGGGTTATGCACAGGGCACTCAG cagtCCTATGGTCAACAGCAAGGCTATGGTTCATACAGCCAACCGGCTGACTCGACCTACTCTCAGACCAGTGGCTCCTCAAGCAGTTATGGCCAGCAGCCATATGGATCATCCTATGGACAGCAACCACCAGCCAGCG CTGGTTATAATGCTACTACAGCTGCACCGCAGGGCTACAGTCAGCCTGTGCAGGGTTATGGAGGCAGCAGCTACGATTCCTCCACTGCTGCCGCTGCTGCTGCCACAACCACCAGCAATAACCAGACCTCTTATGCTGGGCAGACCAGCTACGGTGCCCAGTCTGCATATCCTGGATATGGGCAACAGCCTGCATCTGCTGCACCACCCAG TTACAGTTCTGGCAGCCAGCAGGCCTCTGGATATGAGCAGAGCTCGTATTCCCAGCAGCCTCAGCAAAGTTCCTATTCTCAGCAGCAGCAGGGAGGATACCAGGGCCAACAAGGAGGCTACGGACAGCAGAGCTCCTACAGCCAGCAGGGGGGATATCAACAAACTCCTCCCCAGCAGCAACAAGCTCCCCCTTCCAGCTACACTGCACCTTCTGGGTCATATGGACAGCCCCCTGCTAGTCAGTACGGACAGCAGGGCAGTACTGGAGGAGGCTATGGCCAGTCAGACTACAAACCACCCAACCAGTATG GCAATTACAGACAAGACCATCAGAACGGCATGGGCGGAGGTGGCTACTCGGGCCCTGAATCCGGAGGATATGGGGGCCCTGGAGAGGGCCGAGGCATGGGAGGGGGGGAGAGCCGCGGGCGTGGCCGGGGTGGGTTTGACCGGGGGATGATGCGAGGAGGTGGTGGCATGCGAGGGGGCCGTGGAGGCATGGG CATCGCTGGAGACAGAGGTGGCTTCATTAAGCCTGGTG ATGGTGACATGG GACGGCCAGAGGAGCAAGATGACTCTGAAAACAGCACTATCTATATCACTGGGCTGACTGAGAATGCTACTTTGGAAGAAATGGCTGACTTTTTCAAGCACAGTGGAATCATTAGG ATAAACAAACGGACGGGCCTGCCTGCTGTCAACATATACACAGATAAAGACACTGGGAAACCTAAAGGTGATGCCACCTTATCCTACGAGGAGCCTCCATCTGCTAAAGCAGCTGTTGAGTGGTTTGATG GAAAAGATTTTCAGGGGAAGAAGCTAAAAGTGTCCATGGCCCGACGCAAGCCCATGATGGGAATGATGCGTGGAGGCATGCCAATGAGAGGAGACCGAGGTGGCATGATGGGACGAGGAG GAATGATGGGTCGTGGTGGTATGGGCAGAGGTGGGGATCGAGGAGGGTTCATGCCACGTGGAGGTCCCAGAGGAATGGGCCGTGGAGGACCTACTGGAGGAAACATGCAGCAGAGGGCAGGAGACTGGCAGTGTCCAAATGC GGGATGTGGAAACCAAAACTTTGCCTGGAGAATGGAGTGTAACCAGTGCAAGGCACCCAAACCTGAAGGCTTTGGCCCTCCACCCTTCCCTCCTCCAG GTGGTGACCGTGGTCGTGGTGGACCAGGTGGGATGCGTGGCGGCCGTGGTATGGAACGTGGAGGGCCAGGGGGACCCGGCGGCTTTCGTGGGGGCAGAGGTATGGACCGTGGAGGCTTCAGAGGAGGGCGTGGCATGGACAGAGGCGGTTTTGGAGGAAGAGGTCGCGGTGGCCCTCCTATGGATGACATGGGAAGAAGGGGGCGAGGAATGGGACCACCTGGCAAAATGGATATGAA GGGAGACCATCGCCAGGACCGGAGAGAGAGACCATATTGA
- the ewsr1a gene encoding EWS RNA-binding protein 1a isoform X1: MASAAGKDYNSYGQAGGQQGYGSYAAQPSQQGYAQGTQQSYGQQQGYGSYSQPADSTYSQTSGSSSSYGQQPYGSSYGQQPPASAGYNATTAAPQGYSQPVQGYGGSSYDSSTAAAAAATTTSNNQTSYAGQTSYGAQSAYPGYGQQPASAAPPSSYSSGSQQASGYEQSSYSQQPQQSSYSQQQQGGYQGQQGGYGQQSSYSQQGGYQQTPPQQQQAPPSSYTAPSGSYGQPPASQYGQQGSTGGGYGQSDYKPPNQYGNYRQDHQNGMGGGGYSGPESGGYGGPGEGRGMGGGESRGRGRGGFDRGMMRGGGGMRGGRGGMGIAGDRGGFIKPGDGDMGRPEEQDDSENSTIYITGLTENATLEEMADFFKHSGIIRINKRTGLPAVNIYTDKDTGKPKGDATLSYEEPPSAKAAVEWFDGKDFQGKKLKVSMARRKPMMGMMRGGMPMRGDRGGMMGRGGMMGRGGMGRGGDRGGFMPRGGPRGMGRGGPTGGNMQQRAGDWQCPNAGCGNQNFAWRMECNQCKAPKPEGFGPPPFPPPGGDRGRGGPGGMRGGRGMERGGPGGPGGFRGGRGMDRGGFRGGRGMDRGGFGGRGRGGPPMDDMGRRGRGMGPPGKMDMKGDHRQDRRERPY; the protein is encoded by the exons ATGGCGTCTGCTGCAGGTAAGG ATTACAACAGTTACGGACAGGCTGGAGGCCAACAGGG GTATGGCTCCTATGCAGCCCAGCCCTCACAACAGGGTTATGCACAGGGCACTCAG cagtCCTATGGTCAACAGCAAGGCTATGGTTCATACAGCCAACCGGCTGACTCGACCTACTCTCAGACCAGTGGCTCCTCAAGCAGTTATGGCCAGCAGCCATATGGATCATCCTATGGACAGCAACCACCAGCCAGCG CTGGTTATAATGCTACTACAGCTGCACCGCAGGGCTACAGTCAGCCTGTGCAGGGTTATGGAGGCAGCAGCTACGATTCCTCCACTGCTGCCGCTGCTGCTGCCACAACCACCAGCAATAACCAGACCTCTTATGCTGGGCAGACCAGCTACGGTGCCCAGTCTGCATATCCTGGATATGGGCAACAGCCTGCATCTGCTGCACCACCCAG CAGTTACAGTTCTGGCAGCCAGCAGGCCTCTGGATATGAGCAGAGCTCGTATTCCCAGCAGCCTCAGCAAAGTTCCTATTCTCAGCAGCAGCAGGGAGGATACCAGGGCCAACAAGGAGGCTACGGACAGCAGAGCTCCTACAGCCAGCAGGGGGGATATCAACAAACTCCTCCCCAGCAGCAACAAGCTCCCCCTTCCAGCTACACTGCACCTTCTGGGTCATATGGACAGCCCCCTGCTAGTCAGTACGGACAGCAGGGCAGTACTGGAGGAGGCTATGGCCAGTCAGACTACAAACCACCCAACCAGTATG GCAATTACAGACAAGACCATCAGAACGGCATGGGCGGAGGTGGCTACTCGGGCCCTGAATCCGGAGGATATGGGGGCCCTGGAGAGGGCCGAGGCATGGGAGGGGGGGAGAGCCGCGGGCGTGGCCGGGGTGGGTTTGACCGGGGGATGATGCGAGGAGGTGGTGGCATGCGAGGGGGCCGTGGAGGCATGGG CATCGCTGGAGACAGAGGTGGCTTCATTAAGCCTGGTG ATGGTGACATGG GACGGCCAGAGGAGCAAGATGACTCTGAAAACAGCACTATCTATATCACTGGGCTGACTGAGAATGCTACTTTGGAAGAAATGGCTGACTTTTTCAAGCACAGTGGAATCATTAGG ATAAACAAACGGACGGGCCTGCCTGCTGTCAACATATACACAGATAAAGACACTGGGAAACCTAAAGGTGATGCCACCTTATCCTACGAGGAGCCTCCATCTGCTAAAGCAGCTGTTGAGTGGTTTGATG GAAAAGATTTTCAGGGGAAGAAGCTAAAAGTGTCCATGGCCCGACGCAAGCCCATGATGGGAATGATGCGTGGAGGCATGCCAATGAGAGGAGACCGAGGTGGCATGATGGGACGAGGAG GAATGATGGGTCGTGGTGGTATGGGCAGAGGTGGGGATCGAGGAGGGTTCATGCCACGTGGAGGTCCCAGAGGAATGGGCCGTGGAGGACCTACTGGAGGAAACATGCAGCAGAGGGCAGGAGACTGGCAGTGTCCAAATGC GGGATGTGGAAACCAAAACTTTGCCTGGAGAATGGAGTGTAACCAGTGCAAGGCACCCAAACCTGAAGGCTTTGGCCCTCCACCCTTCCCTCCTCCAG GTGGTGACCGTGGTCGTGGTGGACCAGGTGGGATGCGTGGCGGCCGTGGTATGGAACGTGGAGGGCCAGGGGGACCCGGCGGCTTTCGTGGGGGCAGAGGTATGGACCGTGGAGGCTTCAGAGGAGGGCGTGGCATGGACAGAGGCGGTTTTGGAGGAAGAGGTCGCGGTGGCCCTCCTATGGATGACATGGGAAGAAGGGGGCGAGGAATGGGACCACCTGGCAAAATGGATATGAA GGGAGACCATCGCCAGGACCGGAGAGAGAGACCATATTGA
- the ewsr1a gene encoding EWS RNA-binding protein 1a isoform X3 codes for MASAADYNSYGQAGGQQGYGSYAAQPSQQGYAQGTQQSYGQQQGYGSYSQPADSTYSQTSGSSSSYGQQPYGSSYGQQPPASAGYNATTAAPQGYSQPVQGYGGSSYDSSTAAAAAATTTSNNQTSYAGQTSYGAQSAYPGYGQQPASAAPPSSYSSGSQQASGYEQSSYSQQPQQSSYSQQQQGGYQGQQGGYGQQSSYSQQGGYQQTPPQQQQAPPSSYTAPSGSYGQPPASQYGQQGSTGGGYGQSDYKPPNQYGNYRQDHQNGMGGGGYSGPESGGYGGPGEGRGMGGGESRGRGRGGFDRGMMRGGGGMRGGRGGMGIAGDRGGFIKPGDGDMGRPEEQDDSENSTIYITGLTENATLEEMADFFKHSGIIRINKRTGLPAVNIYTDKDTGKPKGDATLSYEEPPSAKAAVEWFDGKDFQGKKLKVSMARRKPMMGMMRGGMPMRGDRGGMMGRGGMMGRGGMGRGGDRGGFMPRGGPRGMGRGGPTGGNMQQRAGDWQCPNAGCGNQNFAWRMECNQCKAPKPEGFGPPPFPPPGGDRGRGGPGGMRGGRGMERGGPGGPGGFRGGRGMDRGGFRGGRGMDRGGFGGRGRGGPPMDDMGRRGRGMGPPGKMDMKGDHRQDRRERPY; via the exons ATGGCGTCTGCTGCAG ATTACAACAGTTACGGACAGGCTGGAGGCCAACAGGG GTATGGCTCCTATGCAGCCCAGCCCTCACAACAGGGTTATGCACAGGGCACTCAG cagtCCTATGGTCAACAGCAAGGCTATGGTTCATACAGCCAACCGGCTGACTCGACCTACTCTCAGACCAGTGGCTCCTCAAGCAGTTATGGCCAGCAGCCATATGGATCATCCTATGGACAGCAACCACCAGCCAGCG CTGGTTATAATGCTACTACAGCTGCACCGCAGGGCTACAGTCAGCCTGTGCAGGGTTATGGAGGCAGCAGCTACGATTCCTCCACTGCTGCCGCTGCTGCTGCCACAACCACCAGCAATAACCAGACCTCTTATGCTGGGCAGACCAGCTACGGTGCCCAGTCTGCATATCCTGGATATGGGCAACAGCCTGCATCTGCTGCACCACCCAG CAGTTACAGTTCTGGCAGCCAGCAGGCCTCTGGATATGAGCAGAGCTCGTATTCCCAGCAGCCTCAGCAAAGTTCCTATTCTCAGCAGCAGCAGGGAGGATACCAGGGCCAACAAGGAGGCTACGGACAGCAGAGCTCCTACAGCCAGCAGGGGGGATATCAACAAACTCCTCCCCAGCAGCAACAAGCTCCCCCTTCCAGCTACACTGCACCTTCTGGGTCATATGGACAGCCCCCTGCTAGTCAGTACGGACAGCAGGGCAGTACTGGAGGAGGCTATGGCCAGTCAGACTACAAACCACCCAACCAGTATG GCAATTACAGACAAGACCATCAGAACGGCATGGGCGGAGGTGGCTACTCGGGCCCTGAATCCGGAGGATATGGGGGCCCTGGAGAGGGCCGAGGCATGGGAGGGGGGGAGAGCCGCGGGCGTGGCCGGGGTGGGTTTGACCGGGGGATGATGCGAGGAGGTGGTGGCATGCGAGGGGGCCGTGGAGGCATGGG CATCGCTGGAGACAGAGGTGGCTTCATTAAGCCTGGTG ATGGTGACATGG GACGGCCAGAGGAGCAAGATGACTCTGAAAACAGCACTATCTATATCACTGGGCTGACTGAGAATGCTACTTTGGAAGAAATGGCTGACTTTTTCAAGCACAGTGGAATCATTAGG ATAAACAAACGGACGGGCCTGCCTGCTGTCAACATATACACAGATAAAGACACTGGGAAACCTAAAGGTGATGCCACCTTATCCTACGAGGAGCCTCCATCTGCTAAAGCAGCTGTTGAGTGGTTTGATG GAAAAGATTTTCAGGGGAAGAAGCTAAAAGTGTCCATGGCCCGACGCAAGCCCATGATGGGAATGATGCGTGGAGGCATGCCAATGAGAGGAGACCGAGGTGGCATGATGGGACGAGGAG GAATGATGGGTCGTGGTGGTATGGGCAGAGGTGGGGATCGAGGAGGGTTCATGCCACGTGGAGGTCCCAGAGGAATGGGCCGTGGAGGACCTACTGGAGGAAACATGCAGCAGAGGGCAGGAGACTGGCAGTGTCCAAATGC GGGATGTGGAAACCAAAACTTTGCCTGGAGAATGGAGTGTAACCAGTGCAAGGCACCCAAACCTGAAGGCTTTGGCCCTCCACCCTTCCCTCCTCCAG GTGGTGACCGTGGTCGTGGTGGACCAGGTGGGATGCGTGGCGGCCGTGGTATGGAACGTGGAGGGCCAGGGGGACCCGGCGGCTTTCGTGGGGGCAGAGGTATGGACCGTGGAGGCTTCAGAGGAGGGCGTGGCATGGACAGAGGCGGTTTTGGAGGAAGAGGTCGCGGTGGCCCTCCTATGGATGACATGGGAAGAAGGGGGCGAGGAATGGGACCACCTGGCAAAATGGATATGAA GGGAGACCATCGCCAGGACCGGAGAGAGAGACCATATTGA
- the ewsr1a gene encoding EWS RNA-binding protein 1a isoform X4 — protein sequence MASAADYNSYGQAGGQQGYGSYAAQPSQQGYAQGTQQSYGQQQGYGSYSQPADSTYSQTSGSSSSYGQQPYGSSYGQQPPASAGYNATTAAPQGYSQPVQGYGGSSYDSSTAAAAAATTTSNNQTSYAGQTSYGAQSAYPGYGQQPASAAPPSYSSGSQQASGYEQSSYSQQPQQSSYSQQQQGGYQGQQGGYGQQSSYSQQGGYQQTPPQQQQAPPSSYTAPSGSYGQPPASQYGQQGSTGGGYGQSDYKPPNQYGNYRQDHQNGMGGGGYSGPESGGYGGPGEGRGMGGGESRGRGRGGFDRGMMRGGGGMRGGRGGMGIAGDRGGFIKPGDGDMGRPEEQDDSENSTIYITGLTENATLEEMADFFKHSGIIRINKRTGLPAVNIYTDKDTGKPKGDATLSYEEPPSAKAAVEWFDGKDFQGKKLKVSMARRKPMMGMMRGGMPMRGDRGGMMGRGGMMGRGGMGRGGDRGGFMPRGGPRGMGRGGPTGGNMQQRAGDWQCPNAGCGNQNFAWRMECNQCKAPKPEGFGPPPFPPPGGDRGRGGPGGMRGGRGMERGGPGGPGGFRGGRGMDRGGFRGGRGMDRGGFGGRGRGGPPMDDMGRRGRGMGPPGKMDMKGDHRQDRRERPY from the exons ATGGCGTCTGCTGCAG ATTACAACAGTTACGGACAGGCTGGAGGCCAACAGGG GTATGGCTCCTATGCAGCCCAGCCCTCACAACAGGGTTATGCACAGGGCACTCAG cagtCCTATGGTCAACAGCAAGGCTATGGTTCATACAGCCAACCGGCTGACTCGACCTACTCTCAGACCAGTGGCTCCTCAAGCAGTTATGGCCAGCAGCCATATGGATCATCCTATGGACAGCAACCACCAGCCAGCG CTGGTTATAATGCTACTACAGCTGCACCGCAGGGCTACAGTCAGCCTGTGCAGGGTTATGGAGGCAGCAGCTACGATTCCTCCACTGCTGCCGCTGCTGCTGCCACAACCACCAGCAATAACCAGACCTCTTATGCTGGGCAGACCAGCTACGGTGCCCAGTCTGCATATCCTGGATATGGGCAACAGCCTGCATCTGCTGCACCACCCAG TTACAGTTCTGGCAGCCAGCAGGCCTCTGGATATGAGCAGAGCTCGTATTCCCAGCAGCCTCAGCAAAGTTCCTATTCTCAGCAGCAGCAGGGAGGATACCAGGGCCAACAAGGAGGCTACGGACAGCAGAGCTCCTACAGCCAGCAGGGGGGATATCAACAAACTCCTCCCCAGCAGCAACAAGCTCCCCCTTCCAGCTACACTGCACCTTCTGGGTCATATGGACAGCCCCCTGCTAGTCAGTACGGACAGCAGGGCAGTACTGGAGGAGGCTATGGCCAGTCAGACTACAAACCACCCAACCAGTATG GCAATTACAGACAAGACCATCAGAACGGCATGGGCGGAGGTGGCTACTCGGGCCCTGAATCCGGAGGATATGGGGGCCCTGGAGAGGGCCGAGGCATGGGAGGGGGGGAGAGCCGCGGGCGTGGCCGGGGTGGGTTTGACCGGGGGATGATGCGAGGAGGTGGTGGCATGCGAGGGGGCCGTGGAGGCATGGG CATCGCTGGAGACAGAGGTGGCTTCATTAAGCCTGGTG ATGGTGACATGG GACGGCCAGAGGAGCAAGATGACTCTGAAAACAGCACTATCTATATCACTGGGCTGACTGAGAATGCTACTTTGGAAGAAATGGCTGACTTTTTCAAGCACAGTGGAATCATTAGG ATAAACAAACGGACGGGCCTGCCTGCTGTCAACATATACACAGATAAAGACACTGGGAAACCTAAAGGTGATGCCACCTTATCCTACGAGGAGCCTCCATCTGCTAAAGCAGCTGTTGAGTGGTTTGATG GAAAAGATTTTCAGGGGAAGAAGCTAAAAGTGTCCATGGCCCGACGCAAGCCCATGATGGGAATGATGCGTGGAGGCATGCCAATGAGAGGAGACCGAGGTGGCATGATGGGACGAGGAG GAATGATGGGTCGTGGTGGTATGGGCAGAGGTGGGGATCGAGGAGGGTTCATGCCACGTGGAGGTCCCAGAGGAATGGGCCGTGGAGGACCTACTGGAGGAAACATGCAGCAGAGGGCAGGAGACTGGCAGTGTCCAAATGC GGGATGTGGAAACCAAAACTTTGCCTGGAGAATGGAGTGTAACCAGTGCAAGGCACCCAAACCTGAAGGCTTTGGCCCTCCACCCTTCCCTCCTCCAG GTGGTGACCGTGGTCGTGGTGGACCAGGTGGGATGCGTGGCGGCCGTGGTATGGAACGTGGAGGGCCAGGGGGACCCGGCGGCTTTCGTGGGGGCAGAGGTATGGACCGTGGAGGCTTCAGAGGAGGGCGTGGCATGGACAGAGGCGGTTTTGGAGGAAGAGGTCGCGGTGGCCCTCCTATGGATGACATGGGAAGAAGGGGGCGAGGAATGGGACCACCTGGCAAAATGGATATGAA GGGAGACCATCGCCAGGACCGGAGAGAGAGACCATATTGA